The following are encoded together in the Pseudoalteromonas piscicida genome:
- a CDS encoding pseudaminic acid biosynthesis protein PseG, with amino-acid sequence MIAIRVDTLCGLGHFMRCKWLALALQACGKEVIVFVDKPVPEQLSLELKSNIKSLPFAQTQKEDAHNVLKALSEIQKPVESIVVDSYRFDSEWELEVAKQIPSIVAVDDLERAHSAKLLIDSKWCGDKTGERYASSQYKLLGPDFAMLSPAYQHCTHQERKLNRVMFSLGGGGDWHSVSDWIALLLNMAPEIEIDVILGPMAERVEALTLFANTTSRLQLIRQPTSLVPYYQSCSLFVGALGTSLYELAATNTPALTFSIAPNQDNQQSALDDLGHYFHVPELLTRKASEVVALILTLVKQSTRIIKAREIAPIKVDGRGAIRVAEFILANDIKSSVTQRALHGQEENVCQLTAQVQIRQVNDSDVNRYLAARNLPDNTWRMTITSGIDVLGHYQWWFANSRESFVMESNGKPLLYVWHQMHNIEAQEYLVGGWFAASDEVNFAHAQMVLEWQLRETAAKYPKAIWLAVINKENKFVNLLNQRAGFVSIEHDEKKMRATQQLFPNASLCEFNYVGKEVNT; translated from the coding sequence ATGATCGCGATAAGAGTTGATACCTTATGTGGCCTTGGCCACTTTATGCGTTGTAAGTGGTTAGCTTTAGCGCTTCAAGCTTGTGGCAAAGAGGTGATAGTTTTTGTCGATAAACCGGTTCCCGAGCAGTTATCACTTGAGCTGAAGAGCAACATAAAATCTTTACCTTTTGCACAAACGCAAAAAGAAGATGCTCACAATGTCTTGAAGGCACTTTCTGAGATACAAAAACCGGTTGAAAGCATTGTCGTGGACAGCTACCGTTTTGACTCAGAATGGGAACTAGAAGTTGCGAAGCAGATTCCCTCAATTGTCGCAGTGGACGATTTAGAAAGAGCGCATAGTGCTAAGCTACTTATTGATAGCAAGTGGTGTGGTGATAAGACTGGTGAGCGCTACGCAAGCTCGCAGTATAAGCTACTAGGCCCTGATTTTGCTATGCTGTCACCGGCATATCAACACTGCACACATCAAGAGCGCAAGCTAAATCGTGTGATGTTTTCTCTTGGCGGTGGAGGGGATTGGCATAGTGTTTCTGACTGGATAGCCTTGTTGCTAAATATGGCACCAGAAATTGAAATTGACGTTATTTTAGGGCCGATGGCTGAGAGAGTAGAGGCGTTAACTCTGTTTGCGAATACAACTTCTAGATTGCAGCTAATTCGGCAACCGACTTCTCTTGTGCCTTATTATCAAAGTTGTAGCCTATTTGTGGGGGCACTTGGTACTTCGCTTTATGAGCTGGCCGCAACCAACACGCCAGCATTGACGTTTTCGATTGCACCAAATCAAGACAATCAACAAAGCGCGCTTGATGACTTAGGTCATTATTTTCATGTACCAGAGCTCTTAACGCGAAAGGCTAGTGAGGTTGTCGCGTTAATTTTGACGTTAGTGAAGCAGTCTACGCGAATAATTAAAGCGCGAGAAATTGCGCCGATTAAGGTAGATGGCCGAGGGGCAATTCGAGTTGCAGAGTTTATTTTAGCGAACGATATTAAATCTTCTGTGACACAAAGGGCTCTACATGGCCAAGAGGAAAATGTATGCCAGCTAACCGCACAGGTGCAGATCCGTCAAGTCAACGATTCTGACGTAAATAGATACCTTGCAGCGAGGAATTTACCAGATAACACTTGGCGTATGACGATTACTTCTGGTATTGACGTGCTGGGGCATTATCAGTGGTGGTTTGCTAACAGTAGAGAGTCATTTGTGATGGAGTCTAACGGCAAACCGTTACTATACGTTTGGCATCAAATGCATAATATTGAAGCGCAAGAATATCTGGTTGGTGGGTGGTTTGCAGCCTCTGATGAGGTGAACTTTGCCCACGCACAAATGGTTTTGGAGTGGCAACTCCGTGAAACCGCGGCTAAATATCCTAAAGCCATTTGGCTTGCGGTAATAAACAAAGAAAATAAGTTTGTGAATCTGCTCAACCAGCGTGCGGGCTTCGTGTCTATCGAACATGATGAAAAGAAAATGCGCGCAACGCAACAGTTGTTTCCAAATGCATCGCTCTGCGAGTTTAATTATGTTGGTAAAGAGGTAAATACATGA
- the pseI gene encoding pseudaminic acid synthase — MTFQSSFKIDGRVIGHDHPCYVIAEMSANHGQCLIKAKELVHAAYESGADAIKLQTYTADTLTMDCKLPHFEATGPWKGQYLHDLYKTAYMPWDFHAELFELAAKLGLTCFSSPFDKTAVDLLSQLDAPAYKIASPELIDHQLIRDVAATGKPVIMSTGGATLPEIAEAVKVAEEAGVTELGLMKCTSTYPAPAETINLRTILHMREAFKCPVGLSDHTLGNDVPLASVAVGACMIEKHFVLDKSDNTADSFFSMTPDELKALVHGVRQIEKAMGEVNYPTEASKARRCVYIIKDIKSGERLTTEHLRQMRPGGGEIMPKELPRLVGRTVNRDLRCGEQLAWSDLS; from the coding sequence ATGACATTTCAATCCAGTTTTAAAATCGATGGTAGGGTGATAGGACACGATCACCCTTGTTATGTTATTGCTGAAATGTCGGCAAACCATGGGCAGTGCTTAATCAAAGCGAAAGAATTAGTGCATGCGGCATATGAATCCGGCGCTGATGCAATTAAATTGCAAACCTATACAGCAGACACCTTAACAATGGACTGCAAACTGCCGCATTTTGAAGCCACGGGACCTTGGAAAGGTCAGTATCTTCACGATTTATACAAAACAGCTTACATGCCATGGGATTTTCATGCTGAGCTTTTCGAACTAGCCGCTAAACTTGGCTTGACATGTTTCTCATCGCCATTCGATAAAACCGCGGTAGATTTATTGAGTCAGCTGGATGCACCTGCATATAAAATCGCTTCACCAGAATTGATCGATCATCAGCTGATCCGAGATGTCGCCGCGACAGGTAAGCCTGTAATTATGTCTACCGGAGGCGCGACGCTACCAGAAATAGCTGAGGCAGTAAAAGTAGCTGAAGAGGCGGGTGTAACTGAGCTTGGGCTGATGAAATGTACGAGTACCTATCCAGCCCCTGCTGAGACGATAAATTTGCGCACAATTCTACATATGAGAGAAGCATTTAAATGCCCTGTAGGGCTATCCGATCATACACTTGGCAATGATGTACCTCTGGCATCAGTTGCGGTAGGGGCATGCATGATTGAAAAGCACTTTGTGCTCGATAAAAGTGACAACACCGCGGATAGTTTTTTTTCAATGACACCAGATGAATTAAAGGCGCTAGTCCATGGCGTTAGACAGATTGAAAAAGCGATGGGTGAGGTTAATTATCCTACTGAAGCGTCAAAAGCTCGTCGCTGTGTCTACATTATAAAAGATATTAAATCAGGTGAGCGCCTGACGACTGAGCATCTAAGGCAGATGCGACCTGGTGGTGGTGAAATCATGCCAAAAGAGTTACCAAGACTAGTTGGCCGTACTGTGAACAGAGATCTGCGCTGTGGCGAGCAGTTAGCATGGAGTGATTTATCGTGA
- a CDS encoding FkbM family methyltransferase encodes MNIQDSQFYIYGASHYGQALAAYLLEKGLKPRAILDKSPKFNDYMGIPCHAFPNDKLDKCFPVIISILGYAGVEKSLLESGFDQIVSTLDSFDLFPAALKRLNKCGVLWMQPSSDLVDESKCAKVLSLLSDQQSRDTYNLLVNYRVSPCRDNYPLPEQYEMYFPDDIPKLYKYEKMRVLDIGAYDGDTLAGFFQRYAQTINHYAAVEVSTKNIKLLESRLKAMGDATEYVSIYRKAVGLPENKKLLVKENLSATYVSVIEEGEVANVSEDCLVESINLSVLTAMTQCNVIKMDIEGADYDALVQCRDYIAECTPTLALSLYHRSEDLWEIPLLIESFAANRYHYYVRQEGHWLLETQFYAVPKDK; translated from the coding sequence GTGAACATACAAGATAGTCAATTCTATATTTATGGTGCAAGCCATTATGGCCAAGCATTAGCTGCGTACTTGTTGGAGAAAGGTCTCAAGCCTCGCGCAATTTTAGATAAGTCGCCAAAATTTAATGATTACATGGGAATTCCTTGTCACGCTTTTCCCAACGATAAGCTTGATAAATGTTTTCCCGTTATTATTTCTATACTTGGTTACGCTGGTGTAGAAAAAAGTTTACTTGAATCTGGGTTTGATCAAATTGTTTCGACTCTAGATTCGTTCGACTTGTTTCCGGCAGCACTAAAGCGCCTGAACAAGTGCGGTGTACTCTGGATGCAGCCTTCTAGCGATTTGGTTGATGAAAGTAAATGTGCAAAAGTGCTGTCTTTGCTATCCGATCAACAATCTCGAGATACTTATAACTTACTTGTTAACTACCGTGTTAGTCCGTGCCGCGATAACTACCCATTACCCGAGCAATACGAAATGTACTTCCCAGATGACATTCCTAAATTGTATAAATACGAGAAGATGCGAGTTTTAGATATCGGTGCATATGATGGGGATACTTTGGCTGGTTTTTTTCAGCGTTACGCCCAAACTATCAATCATTATGCTGCTGTCGAGGTAAGTACTAAGAACATCAAGTTGCTAGAATCGCGTTTGAAAGCCATGGGAGATGCTACTGAATATGTTAGTATTTATCGCAAAGCTGTAGGGCTTCCAGAAAATAAAAAACTCTTAGTGAAAGAGAACTTATCAGCAACTTATGTGAGTGTTATTGAAGAAGGTGAAGTTGCAAACGTGTCAGAAGACTGTTTGGTTGAGAGTATCAACTTAAGTGTATTAACGGCAATGACTCAATGTAATGTGATAAAAATGGATATTGAGGGAGCCGATTATGATGCTCTTGTTCAATGCAGAGATTATATAGCGGAGTGTACACCGACACTTGCTTTATCTCTCTACCACAGGTCAGAGGACTTATGGGAAATTCCGTTATTAATCGAATCTTTTGCAGCCAATAGGTATCATTATTACGTTCGCCAAGAAGGGCATTGGTTACTAGAAACTCAGTTTTATGCCGTGCCAAAAGATAAATGA
- a CDS encoding acyl carrier protein, producing MKANKEMLTQTIQQFLLERGVIVADNNIDSYNFVKEGTLDSFEILTLIMQLESDFRIAVPPELLMDTENANVGTLVNSLVKLVNDRDKS from the coding sequence GTGAAAGCAAACAAAGAAATGCTAACCCAAACTATTCAGCAGTTTTTGCTAGAAAGAGGCGTAATAGTCGCCGACAATAACATTGATAGCTATAACTTTGTCAAGGAAGGGACACTGGATTCGTTTGAAATATTAACGCTAATCATGCAGTTAGAAAGTGACTTCCGTATTGCGGTGCCGCCCGAATTATTAATGGACACGGAAAATGCAAATGTAGGCACTTTGGTAAATTCACTGGTTAAGCTTGTCAATGATCGCGATAAGAGTTGA